From one Streptomyces sp. R41 genomic stretch:
- a CDS encoding histidinol-phosphate transaminase: MAGNVTSLFRGTAAHSPSMAALTREGDGAGPVDFCIPCNPYFPTPAMFDELAGRLREIITYYPSSADTITAELCSLLQLPPQCVAMGNGSTELITWIDHLLVRESLAIPVPTFGRWTDQPMETGKRVDMFPLQESTGFALDLAKYAQFIRARGTRVAVICNPNNPDGGFLPRQSVIQFMDAMADLDLIVIDESFLEFADAESEPSVVEDAVMRPNVIVLRSLGKNFGLHGIRFGYLVANPALAGKVRSMLPKWNLNSFAETVVFMLKEHGQEYMQSLHMVRRDRLDMAQQLSQLPGLTVYPSQGNFLFVRLPVGAEGTVVRDRLLTEHRILVRECGNKIGSSSRFLRLVVRPQVDVRRLVSGLEQVLYGTRRGAAVPELSTGTSYSSGTAAVDRLVSATNGAGMQGLAAQANAWPGPAPAQPGPMPSLPAAQPAAVANFPAPQQPAAVSNFPSPQQPAAVSNFPSPASQPAAPQPTAWPAPAAAQAPGAMPGLAPGSAPAPAMPAAAQAPGLQPVAQTGMPGMTNAASLGAQGGLTAAQVRGRTQPEPQPQPQQPTGWPAVGAMLYGQAG; the protein is encoded by the coding sequence ATGGCCGGCAATGTCACCTCGCTCTTTCGCGGCACTGCGGCGCACAGCCCGTCCATGGCCGCGCTGACGCGGGAGGGTGACGGGGCCGGTCCGGTGGACTTCTGCATCCCGTGCAATCCGTACTTTCCGACGCCCGCGATGTTCGACGAGCTGGCCGGCCGGCTGCGCGAGATCATCACGTACTACCCGAGCAGCGCCGACACCATCACCGCCGAGCTGTGCTCGCTGCTCCAGCTCCCGCCGCAGTGCGTCGCGATGGGCAACGGCTCGACCGAACTCATCACCTGGATCGACCACTTGCTGGTCCGGGAGTCCCTGGCGATACCCGTGCCCACCTTCGGCCGCTGGACCGATCAGCCGATGGAGACCGGCAAGCGGGTCGACATGTTCCCGCTCCAGGAGTCCACCGGATTCGCCCTGGACCTCGCCAAGTACGCCCAGTTCATCCGCGCCCGTGGCACGCGTGTCGCCGTCATCTGCAACCCGAACAACCCCGACGGCGGCTTCCTCCCCCGCCAGTCGGTCATCCAGTTCATGGACGCGATGGCTGACCTGGACCTGATCGTCATCGACGAGTCGTTCCTGGAGTTCGCCGACGCCGAGTCCGAACCGAGCGTGGTCGAGGACGCGGTGATGCGGCCCAACGTCATCGTGCTGCGCAGCCTCGGCAAGAACTTCGGCCTGCACGGCATCCGCTTCGGCTATCTCGTCGCCAACCCGGCCCTCGCCGGCAAGGTCCGCTCCATGCTGCCCAAGTGGAATCTCAACTCCTTCGCCGAGACCGTGGTGTTCATGCTCAAGGAGCACGGCCAGGAGTACATGCAGAGCCTGCACATGGTCCGCCGCGACCGGCTCGACATGGCCCAGCAGCTCTCCCAGCTGCCCGGCCTGACGGTCTACCCGTCGCAGGGCAACTTCCTCTTCGTGCGCCTCCCCGTGGGCGCCGAAGGCACCGTGGTCCGGGACCGGCTGCTGACCGAGCACCGGATCCTGGTCCGCGAGTGCGGCAACAAGATCGGTTCGTCCAGCCGCTTCCTGAGACTCGTGGTGCGCCCCCAGGTGGACGTGCGTCGCCTGGTGTCCGGCCTGGAGCAGGTGCTCTACGGGACCAGGAGGGGAGCCGCCGTGCCCGAGCTGAGCACAGGGACCAGCTACAGCTCGGGCACGGCGGCGGTTGACCGCCTGGTCAGCGCCACGAACGGGGCGGGCATGCAGGGCCTGGCCGCGCAGGCGAACGCGTGGCCGGGGCCCGCGCCGGCACAGCCCGGGCCGATGCCGAGCCTGCCCGCCGCGCAGCCCGCGGCGGTGGCGAACTTCCCTGCCCCGCAACAGCCGGCGGCCGTGTCGAACTTCCCCTCCCCGCAGCAGCCCGCGGCGGTGTCGAACTTCCCGTCCCCCGCTTCGCAGCCCGCCGCCCCGCAGCCCACCGCCTGGCCGGCACCGGCCGCGGCGCAGGCGCCCGGGGCGATGCCCGGCCTGGCACCGGGCTCGGCACCAGCGCCCGCGATGCCCGCCGCGGCCCAGGCCCCAGGACTCCAGCCCGTCGCCCAGACCGGGATGCCCGGCATGACGAACGCCGCCTCGCTGGGCGCCCAGGGAGGCCTGACGGCCGCCCAGGTCCGGGGCCGCACCCAGCCGGAACCACAGCCCCAGCCACAGCAGCCCACCGGCTGGCCGGCCGTGGGCGCCATGCTGTACGGCCAGGCGGGTTAG
- a CDS encoding arabinan endo-1,5-alpha-L-arabinosidase: MSRTSRRTALLAVPAAVLLALIPTTASAYPNPGTVTGSVVVHDPTMIRTSAGRYLLYATGGGLSYKTSTDRIAFTAGSDAFTTKPGWWSTYATEAWAPDISYHGGKYLMYYAVSTFGSNKSAIGLAGSTTGLPGSWTDYGTVYTSTTASDYNAIDPNLFVDDDGKWWLSFGSWWTGIKMIQIDPSTGKQLASNTTRYSIASRPTGTKAVEAPYIVKRNGYYYLFASYDVCCQGTSSTYKVKVGRATSVTGPYYDQSGVAMLNSGGTPVLESHGSVIGPGGQSIMADSDGDLIVYHYYDGNDSGTPKLGINLLNWSSGWPVAY; encoded by the coding sequence ATGAGCCGCACCTCCCGCAGAACGGCACTGCTCGCCGTCCCGGCGGCCGTCCTTCTCGCCCTGATCCCGACCACCGCGTCGGCGTACCCCAACCCCGGCACCGTCACCGGTTCCGTCGTCGTGCACGACCCGACGATGATCCGCACCTCGGCGGGGCGGTATCTGCTGTACGCCACCGGTGGCGGCCTGAGCTACAAGACCTCAACCGACCGGATCGCGTTCACGGCGGGCAGCGACGCGTTCACCACCAAACCCGGCTGGTGGTCGACGTACGCCACCGAGGCCTGGGCGCCCGACATCTCGTACCATGGCGGGAAGTACTTGATGTACTACGCCGTCTCGACCTTCGGGTCCAACAAGTCCGCCATCGGGCTCGCCGGTTCGACGACCGGGCTGCCCGGCTCCTGGACCGACTACGGGACCGTCTACACCTCCACCACCGCCAGCGACTACAACGCCATCGACCCGAACCTCTTCGTGGACGACGACGGCAAGTGGTGGCTGTCGTTCGGCAGTTGGTGGACCGGCATCAAGATGATCCAGATCGATCCGTCCACCGGGAAGCAGCTCGCGAGCAACACGACGCGGTACTCGATCGCTTCCCGCCCGACCGGCACGAAGGCCGTCGAGGCGCCGTACATCGTCAAGCGCAACGGCTACTACTACCTGTTCGCCTCGTACGACGTCTGCTGCCAGGGCACCAGCTCCACGTACAAGGTCAAGGTGGGCCGGGCGACGAGCGTGACCGGGCCGTACTACGACCAGAGCGGGGTCGCCATGCTCAACAGCGGCGGCACCCCGGTCCTGGAGTCGCACGGCAGCGTCATCGGGCCCGGCGGCCAGTCCATCATGGCCGACTCGGACGGCGACCTGATCGTCTACCACTACTACGACGGCAACGACAGCGGGACACCCAAGCTCGGCATCAACCTGCTGAACTGGAGCAGTGGGTGGCCCGTGGCGTACTGA